The following coding sequences lie in one Deltaproteobacteria bacterium genomic window:
- the proC gene encoding pyrroline-5-carboxylate reductase: MERLAILGCGTMGEAILGGLLHEGVFTREHVTATVRRAEAAARLHQAHGIGTTLDNVAACAGADVVLVSVKPQFMAELLDDDRMRAALDNKLLVSIAAGVRLPSIDAWLPTTKLIRAMPNTPCLISRGMTVLAAGPRAGADELELARRMFAAVGRVIELEDKHMDAVTSLNGSGPAFAYVMLEAMADGGVMMGLRRDVALEIAASVFLGAASMVLDTKLHPAALKDQVTTPAGSTIAGLLTMEDGRIRSVLARTIQEATKVAASLGAPKGSAT, translated from the coding sequence ATGGAGAGGCTGGCGATCCTCGGTTGCGGCACCATGGGCGAGGCGATCCTCGGCGGCCTGCTGCACGAAGGTGTGTTCACGCGCGAGCACGTGACCGCGACGGTGCGCCGGGCCGAGGCCGCCGCGCGCCTGCACCAGGCCCACGGCATCGGCACCACGCTCGACAACGTGGCGGCCTGCGCCGGCGCCGACGTGGTGCTGGTGAGCGTCAAGCCGCAGTTCATGGCCGAGCTGCTCGACGACGATCGCATGCGTGCGGCGCTCGACAACAAGCTGTTGGTGAGCATCGCAGCTGGCGTGCGACTGCCGAGCATCGACGCCTGGCTGCCCACGACCAAGCTCATCCGCGCGATGCCCAACACGCCGTGCCTGATCAGTCGCGGGATGACGGTGCTCGCCGCGGGCCCGCGCGCCGGCGCCGACGAGCTCGAGCTCGCGCGGCGCATGTTCGCTGCGGTCGGCCGCGTGATCGAGCTCGAGGACAAGCACATGGACGCCGTCACCAGCCTGAACGGCAGCGGCCCCGCGTTCGCGTACGTCATGCTCGAGGCGATGGCCGACGGCGGCGTGATGATGGGCCTGCGCCGCGACGTCGCACTCGAGATCGCGGCGTCGGTGTTCCTCGGCGCGGCGTCGATGGTGCTCGACACCAAGCTGCACCCCGCCGCGCTCAAGGATCAGGTCACCACGCCGGCCGGCAGCACCATCGCGGGGCTGCTGACGATGGAGGACGGACGCATCCGCTCGGTGCTCGCGCGCACGATCCAAGAGGCGACCAAGGTCGCCGCGTCGCTCGGGGCCCCGAAGGGCTCTGCCACCTGA
- a CDS encoding carboxypeptidase regulatory-like domain-containing protein, whose product MPSESSVVQPCAGGEPLEAIEVIVCGDDDRPLAGLAVVLESPSKGLQSDVTDARGRCRFEGVPPGEQTRVTLAELDAAAWELVAKLPLSASAAVSTIAPSWSAFTPRDAPPHMIKVTPGQCLMKLGYLHGLLPQTLWDHNAARFGAHHSKFALTPGMQLEVPRRTLRWLDAPAGHLVVVHRIGLPVVMTLRVVDAQARPWAGCSYALSFEGSSRPIATQVGRTDRAGRLHAPVLPDVTRGLLTIEPRGGGRRWRFELNVGRLRPADDPSGAAARLWNLGFREGHNPLWREGDVLATFQREGLEQQPGELDATSADALVDWHGS is encoded by the coding sequence GTGCCGAGCGAATCGAGTGTCGTACAGCCCTGCGCTGGTGGCGAGCCCCTCGAAGCCATCGAGGTCATCGTCTGCGGTGACGACGATCGACCGCTCGCGGGGCTCGCGGTGGTGCTCGAGAGCCCGTCGAAGGGGCTGCAGAGCGACGTCACGGATGCACGCGGGCGCTGCCGCTTCGAGGGCGTCCCGCCCGGTGAACAGACCCGCGTGACGCTGGCCGAGCTCGACGCGGCCGCGTGGGAACTCGTGGCCAAGCTGCCGCTGTCGGCGAGCGCGGCGGTCAGCACGATCGCGCCGTCGTGGTCGGCGTTCACGCCCCGCGATGCCCCGCCGCACATGATCAAGGTCACCCCCGGACAATGCTTGATGAAGCTCGGATATCTCCACGGGCTGCTGCCGCAGACGCTGTGGGATCACAACGCCGCCCGCTTCGGTGCGCACCACTCGAAGTTCGCGCTGACCCCCGGCATGCAGCTCGAGGTGCCGCGCAGAACGCTGCGCTGGCTCGACGCGCCGGCGGGACACCTGGTGGTCGTGCACCGCATCGGATTGCCCGTGGTCATGACGCTGCGCGTCGTCGATGCGCAGGCGCGACCGTGGGCGGGCTGCTCGTACGCCTTGTCGTTCGAAGGCTCGTCGCGTCCGATCGCGACCCAGGTGGGGCGCACCGATCGCGCCGGGCGCCTGCACGCACCGGTGCTCCCCGATGTCACGCGCGGCCTGTTGACGATCGAGCCACGCGGCGGCGGTCGACGTTGGCGGTTCGAGCTCAACGTCGGTCGACTGCGCCCCGCCGACGATCCGAGCGGCGCCGCGGCGCGACTGTGGAACCTGGGCTTTCGCGAGGGCCACAACCCGCTGTGGCGCGAGGGTGACGTGCTCGCCACGTTCCAGCGCGAGGGGCTCGAGCAGCAGCCCGGTGAGCTCGACGCGACCAGTGCAGACGCCCTGGTGGACTGGCACGGGAGCTGA
- a CDS encoding alpha/beta fold hydrolase has protein sequence MPAPTASVFLQGARDVRLYTAIEGPGTRGVVWFVLGPEVRAEPPYPRLCAALRTAGFATAVMHPRGSGFSDGTRGDLDDPALLRDDDERFLALLGARFARVFLLGHSAGAATALELAAAAPPTLAGLVLVNPAWKLRYAEGMGPSFRDYVVFAGNAIFRRSALSVDMNRAPQRIAFAPDRAEALAMQRDPLVVRYFSLRYLWAQRRVMKRCPRNLAASRAPLLLVHGAHDVLVDPASYAELLAIAESPDKHELLAPEGGHGSSAVETVVEPLIAWFVAHAAHSDCA, from the coding sequence TTGCCCGCTCCGACGGCGTCGGTGTTCCTACAGGGCGCGCGCGACGTGCGGCTGTACACGGCGATCGAAGGCCCCGGCACGCGCGGCGTGGTTTGGTTCGTGCTCGGCCCCGAAGTGCGCGCCGAACCGCCCTACCCGCGACTATGCGCTGCACTGCGCACCGCAGGCTTCGCGACCGCCGTGATGCACCCACGCGGCAGCGGTTTCTCCGACGGCACGCGCGGGGATCTCGACGATCCCGCGCTGCTGCGCGACGACGACGAGCGCTTCCTCGCGCTGCTCGGTGCACGGTTCGCACGGGTGTTCCTGCTCGGCCACAGCGCAGGTGCAGCCACGGCCCTCGAGCTCGCCGCAGCCGCACCACCGACGCTCGCGGGGCTCGTGCTGGTCAACCCGGCGTGGAAGCTGCGGTACGCCGAAGGCATGGGCCCGAGCTTCCGCGACTACGTCGTGTTCGCCGGCAACGCGATCTTCCGTCGCTCGGCGCTCAGCGTCGACATGAACCGCGCGCCGCAGCGGATCGCGTTCGCACCCGATCGTGCAGAGGCGCTGGCGATGCAGCGGGACCCCTTGGTGGTGCGCTACTTCAGTCTGCGCTACCTGTGGGCGCAGCGGCGCGTGATGAAGCGCTGCCCTCGCAACCTCGCGGCCTCGCGAGCGCCGCTGTTGCTGGTCCACGGCGCCCACGACGTGCTCGTGGACCCCGCAAGCTACGCCGAACTGCTGGCCATCGCCGAGTCGCCCGACAAACACGAGCTGCTCGCGCCCGAGGGCGGCCATGGTTCGAGTGCGGTGGAGACGGTCGTAGAACCGTTGATCGCGTGGTTCGTCGCCCACGCCGCCCACTCTGACTGCGCATAG
- a CDS encoding penicillin-insensitive murein endopeptidase, with product MAGTWIAAALFIAVVAGGVAFVLHSVRNGGSSTEPEAEAAETSETASEPVVDPAAATPTTDAIEAAPPTSPSPAVELGTPEPPRSLEAIAWTVATPSTLDELVRAWSLPRDSLVALNPALSTTEAIPTGTKVIVHRGSISGSESVGPPNDGRLIGAVPFPEGRSWLLAPDRTRAFGTGETIVAVLAALDASAAKFPGRAPIQLGEISARRGGPIYGHQSHQAGRDIDIRLILDDARSGFDGARNWFLVKTLIDGGEVVAIFLNRSQQGWLRAAAEADVGAAAADEYFAFISHEPGHTIHMHVRFRCPDSDRRCVVYSVGETTEKIVPVSKLPGGGKLPGGGKLPAPKNGKLPTLRPKNPPRGSTTPTKPAPKLPRTPAKGR from the coding sequence ATGGCCGGCACGTGGATCGCCGCCGCGCTCTTCATCGCCGTGGTGGCCGGTGGTGTCGCGTTCGTACTCCACTCGGTCCGCAACGGCGGGTCCTCGACCGAGCCCGAGGCCGAGGCCGCGGAGACCTCGGAGACCGCGAGCGAGCCCGTCGTCGATCCCGCCGCAGCGACGCCGACAACCGACGCGATCGAGGCCGCACCACCGACGTCACCATCGCCCGCGGTCGAGCTCGGCACACCCGAGCCACCGCGCTCGCTCGAGGCGATCGCATGGACGGTCGCGACGCCCTCGACCCTCGACGAGCTCGTGCGTGCGTGGTCGTTGCCCCGCGACTCGCTCGTGGCGTTGAACCCCGCGCTGTCGACCACCGAGGCCATCCCCACCGGCACCAAGGTGATCGTGCACCGGGGCTCGATCTCGGGGAGTGAGTCGGTCGGCCCGCCCAACGACGGCCGCTTGATCGGTGCGGTGCCGTTCCCGGAGGGCCGCAGCTGGTTGCTGGCCCCGGATCGCACGCGGGCGTTCGGCACCGGCGAGACGATCGTCGCCGTGCTCGCCGCGCTCGATGCTTCCGCAGCGAAGTTCCCGGGCCGCGCGCCGATCCAGCTCGGTGAGATCTCGGCCCGCCGCGGCGGGCCGATCTATGGTCATCAGTCGCACCAAGCCGGCCGCGACATCGACATCCGCCTCATCCTCGACGACGCGCGCAGCGGCTTCGATGGTGCGCGCAACTGGTTCCTGGTCAAGACACTCATCGACGGCGGCGAGGTGGTGGCGATCTTCTTGAACCGCTCGCAGCAGGGCTGGCTACGCGCCGCGGCCGAGGCCGATGTTGGCGCAGCCGCGGCCGACGAGTACTTCGCGTTCATCAGCCACGAGCCTGGTCACACGATCCACATGCACGTGCGCTTCCGATGCCCCGACTCGGACCGACGCTGCGTGGTGTACTCGGTCGGCGAGACCACCGAGAAGATCGTCCCGGTCAGCAAGCTGCCGGGCGGCGGCAAGCTCCCGGGTGGCGGCAAGCTCCCGGCGCCGAAGAACGGCAAGCTGCCCACGCTGCGCCCGAAGAACCCACCGCGGGGATCGACGACCCCCACCAAGCCGGCCCCGAAGCTGCCACGCACACCGGCCAAGGGCCGCTGA
- a CDS encoding helix-turn-helix domain-containing protein: MRIDVLTLDGAFDLGLGAVLDTLAIANELAAPGPAPFDVRTIGMRRTVRTQQGFRFSTQPVSPRSRCDVVVVPALGCKTPETLEAALARRDVREATAWLRLRARQGARITAACTGTFVLAASALLDGHRATTTWWLAPTFRARFPAVELDESHMLVESGAIVTAGAALAHLDLALWLVRGVSPSLADVVSRYLLVEARPTQALYAIPDHLSHSDELVARFEQWVRRRLAHPFDAQASARAIGTSTRTLARRIRRTLGKTPVGYVQELRVAHALHRLRTSDASLDEIAAEVGYRDGLTLRVLLRRKTGRGVRELRRRA; the protein is encoded by the coding sequence GTGCGGATCGACGTGTTGACCCTGGACGGGGCCTTCGACCTGGGACTCGGGGCCGTGCTCGACACCTTGGCGATCGCCAACGAGCTCGCCGCGCCTGGCCCGGCGCCGTTCGACGTGCGGACCATCGGCATGCGGCGGACGGTTCGAACGCAGCAAGGGTTCCGGTTCTCGACCCAGCCGGTGAGCCCACGCTCGCGCTGCGACGTCGTGGTCGTGCCGGCGCTCGGTTGCAAGACGCCGGAGACCCTCGAGGCTGCGCTCGCGCGACGCGACGTGCGCGAGGCCACCGCGTGGTTGCGGCTGCGCGCGCGTCAGGGTGCACGGATCACCGCGGCATGCACGGGCACCTTCGTGCTCGCTGCATCGGCGCTGCTGGATGGCCATCGCGCGACGACGACGTGGTGGCTCGCGCCGACGTTTCGCGCTCGCTTCCCGGCGGTCGAGCTCGACGAGTCACACATGCTCGTCGAGTCGGGCGCGATCGTCACCGCAGGGGCCGCGCTCGCACATCTCGATCTCGCGCTGTGGCTCGTGCGCGGGGTGAGCCCGAGCCTCGCCGACGTGGTCTCGCGCTACCTGCTGGTCGAAGCGCGCCCTACCCAGGCGTTGTACGCGATCCCCGATCATCTCTCGCACAGCGACGAACTCGTCGCGCGCTTCGAACAGTGGGTGCGCCGACGGCTCGCGCACCCGTTCGATGCACAGGCCTCGGCGCGTGCGATCGGGACCAGCACGCGTACGCTCGCGCGACGGATCCGTCGCACGCTCGGCAAGACCCCGGTCGGCTACGTGCAGGAGTTACGCGTCGCCCATGCGTTGCACCGCCTGCGCACCAGCGACGCCAGCCTCGACGAGATCGCCGCGGAGGTGGGCTATCGCGACGGCCTGACGCTGCGGGTGTTGCTGCGACGCAAGACCGGCCGTGGCGTCCGCGAGCTGCGGCGCCGCGCGTAG
- a CDS encoding TonB-dependent receptor: MSWVALIVARLVLAHATSEPSSPPEDPPTTAGAEAGAATVVPSEAAAPEGPTDLARIRGRIMTLGERSPVSGARIIPRDGREPATSGDDGSFTLPLGAGQHRLIIRAAGYEDFEVTVELSRNQEREFEYRMIPTIDDKRYRTIVRQRREIALSATTLREEEIRAVAGTGGDPLRVVNSLPGVSQLSGLLPYVVVRGAAPGNTGYYLDGARVPVLFHLALGPSILHPYFIDAVDFYPSGAPARLGRFISGIVEARTRPSRRDRVHGDVEVRLTDAGGLLEIPVNRGWLPNCHAKRRLACKRGPGKGALTLAGRYSYTGALLTVVQSAARIQFWDYQARFDHRIAPNADFIAFAYGSYDDVGQKATVDQNGVRQPKRSFVRYYFHRLDFRVRQRLRNEGSATYAVVFGLDQSGFTAGDTTSNSYRTNEWRIAPRIDVRVPINDRVAIGVGLDQEFQIFRLANQIVDTDQINLEDISLLFSERTVSATAGYIEALISKGGFEMRPGLRLDTYLQVGNSPYLPNARGVTHAVGVDPRITFREKVAKRWTLRQAVGMYHQPPTFPIPVPAIESFGFERGLQRNVQASFGYEVELLPSRLSLVQEAYGGYLSNLQDYDLGAASSGASVAELEDIITSVDGWAYGLETMLRLSPELRMFGWAAYTLSRSDRDYHVGGRAPSSWDQRHIVNLVLGYRISHKWNVGGRVHYHTGRPWTAPVGNQTSEEAATQNRNNARMAPFFQLDLRVERSWRYPSWQLDVFLDINNATYSFDTIACTDGRSNPLPGGFRIAQLALAAQTDPSRGVAKCTAQGLRYTLPTLGVRGRF, translated from the coding sequence GTGTCATGGGTGGCCCTCATCGTGGCGCGGCTGGTGCTCGCGCATGCGACGAGCGAGCCGTCGTCACCGCCCGAGGACCCGCCCACGACCGCCGGTGCGGAGGCGGGCGCCGCGACGGTGGTCCCGAGCGAGGCTGCCGCGCCCGAGGGCCCCACCGACCTCGCCCGCATCCGCGGCCGCATCATGACGCTCGGCGAGCGCTCGCCCGTCTCCGGCGCGCGCATCATCCCCCGCGACGGCCGCGAGCCGGCGACGAGCGGCGACGATGGCTCGTTCACCTTGCCGCTGGGTGCGGGCCAGCACCGCTTGATCATCCGCGCGGCAGGCTACGAGGACTTCGAGGTGACGGTCGAACTCTCGCGCAACCAGGAGCGCGAGTTCGAGTACCGCATGATTCCGACCATCGACGACAAGCGCTATCGCACGATCGTGCGACAGCGCCGCGAGATCGCACTCTCCGCCACGACGCTGCGCGAAGAGGAGATCCGCGCGGTCGCGGGCACCGGCGGCGATCCGCTCCGCGTCGTCAATAGCCTGCCGGGTGTCTCGCAGCTGTCGGGCCTGCTGCCGTACGTGGTCGTGCGCGGCGCGGCGCCGGGCAACACCGGCTACTACCTCGATGGCGCGCGCGTGCCAGTGCTGTTCCACCTCGCGCTGGGGCCGTCGATCTTGCATCCGTACTTCATCGATGCGGTCGACTTCTATCCCTCGGGGGCGCCGGCGCGACTGGGGCGATTCATCAGCGGCATCGTCGAGGCGCGCACCCGGCCGTCGCGGCGCGATCGCGTGCATGGCGACGTCGAGGTGCGGCTCACCGACGCCGGCGGCTTGCTCGAGATCCCGGTCAACCGCGGCTGGCTACCCAACTGCCACGCCAAGCGGCGGCTGGCGTGCAAGCGCGGCCCGGGCAAGGGCGCGCTCACGCTCGCGGGCCGCTACAGCTACACGGGCGCGCTGCTCACCGTGGTGCAGTCGGCGGCGCGCATCCAGTTCTGGGACTACCAGGCGCGCTTCGATCACCGGATCGCGCCCAACGCCGACTTCATCGCGTTCGCCTACGGCAGCTACGACGACGTCGGACAGAAGGCCACCGTCGACCAGAACGGCGTGCGGCAGCCGAAGCGGTCGTTCGTGCGCTACTACTTCCATCGGCTCGACTTCCGCGTGCGCCAGCGGCTGCGCAACGAGGGCAGCGCCACGTATGCCGTGGTGTTCGGGCTCGATCAATCGGGCTTCACTGCCGGCGACACCACGTCGAACAGCTACCGCACCAACGAGTGGCGCATCGCGCCGCGCATCGACGTGCGGGTGCCGATCAACGATCGCGTCGCCATCGGTGTCGGTCTCGATCAGGAGTTCCAGATCTTCCGGCTCGCCAATCAGATCGTCGACACCGATCAGATCAACCTCGAGGACATCTCGCTGCTGTTCAGCGAGCGGACGGTGTCGGCGACCGCGGGCTACATCGAGGCGCTGATCTCCAAGGGCGGCTTCGAGATGCGGCCGGGGCTCCGCCTCGACACGTATCTGCAGGTCGGCAACAGCCCGTACCTACCGAATGCCCGCGGGGTCACGCACGCGGTCGGTGTCGATCCGCGCATCACCTTTCGCGAGAAGGTCGCAAAGCGCTGGACGTTGCGGCAGGCGGTCGGGATGTACCACCAGCCACCGACCTTCCCGATCCCGGTGCCGGCGATCGAGTCGTTCGGCTTCGAGCGCGGCCTGCAGCGCAACGTGCAGGCCTCGTTCGGCTACGAGGTCGAGCTGCTGCCATCGCGCCTGAGCCTGGTGCAGGAGGCCTACGGTGGCTACCTCAGCAACCTGCAGGACTACGACCTCGGCGCGGCCTCCTCGGGTGCGTCGGTCGCAGAGCTCGAGGACATCATCACCAGCGTCGACGGCTGGGCCTACGGGCTCGAGACCATGCTGCGGCTCTCACCCGAGCTGCGCATGTTCGGCTGGGCCGCGTACACGCTCTCGCGCTCCGATCGCGACTATCACGTCGGTGGTCGCGCGCCGTCGAGCTGGGATCAGCGGCACATCGTCAACCTCGTGCTCGGCTATCGCATCAGCCACAAGTGGAACGTCGGCGGTCGCGTGCACTACCACACCGGTCGACCATGGACCGCGCCGGTCGGCAATCAGACCAGCGAAGAAGCGGCCACGCAGAACCGCAACAACGCCCGCATGGCGCCGTTCTTCCAGCTCGACCTGCGGGTCGAACGCAGCTGGCGCTACCCCAGCTGGCAGCTCGACGTCTTCCTCGACATCAACAACGCGACCTACTCCTTCGACACCATCGCGTGCACCGACGGCCGCAGCAACCCGCTGCCGGGGGGCTTTCGCATCGCGCAGCTGGCCTTGGCCGCGCAGACCGACCCCAGTCGCGGCGTCGCGAAGTGTACCGCCCAGGGCCTGCGCTACACGCTGCCGACGTTGGGCGTGCGCGGCCGATTCTGA
- a CDS encoding sigma-70 family RNA polymerase sigma factor, which produces MANPGSGPAAPWPRDESATVAAACAGDRSAARALVRRYERAVFSQIRGVLLPSGRTQIVEDLAQETFLRAFRALPRYTSDGRAKFSTWLLTIATRLALNELRRRPGAISSDTIDAWPADADLARDAEIVGQGVQAAVESLSPPFRAAFLLRELHGFDYADIAEALGIDIGTVKSRLSRARARLREVLGEEGEC; this is translated from the coding sequence ATGGCGAACCCTGGATCCGGACCTGCGGCCCCGTGGCCCCGCGACGAGTCGGCGACCGTCGCGGCCGCGTGCGCAGGTGATCGATCGGCCGCCCGCGCGCTCGTGCGTCGCTATGAGCGGGCCGTGTTCTCGCAGATCCGCGGCGTGCTGCTGCCCAGCGGCCGCACGCAGATCGTCGAGGACCTCGCGCAGGAGACCTTCTTGCGCGCCTTCCGAGCACTGCCCCGCTACACCTCGGATGGCCGAGCGAAGTTCTCGACCTGGCTGCTGACGATCGCGACGCGCCTGGCGCTCAACGAGCTGCGCCGCCGGCCCGGTGCCATCAGCTCCGACACCATCGACGCATGGCCGGCCGATGCCGACCTCGCCCGCGACGCCGAGATCGTCGGCCAGGGCGTGCAGGCGGCCGTCGAATCGCTCTCGCCACCGTTTCGTGCGGCATTCCTGCTGCGCGAGCTGCATGGCTTCGACTACGCCGACATCGCCGAGGCGCTCGGCATCGACATCGGCACCGTGAAATCGCGACTGTCTCGGGCACGCGCGCGCTTGCGTGAGGTGCTCGGCGAGGAGGGCGAATGTTGA
- a CDS encoding antibiotic biosynthesis monooxygenase → MVNVGLLVTLKARPGKEADVEAFLRQGLALAGDEPKTVVWFAIRLAPDTFGVFDAFGDESGRAEHLAGPIAQALMANAEVLLAEPPRIERLDVLGAKLPT, encoded by the coding sequence ATGGTGAACGTAGGTCTACTGGTGACGTTGAAGGCTCGACCGGGCAAGGAAGCCGACGTGGAGGCGTTCCTGAGGCAGGGCCTCGCGCTGGCGGGTGACGAGCCCAAGACGGTGGTGTGGTTTGCGATCCGGCTCGCGCCCGACACGTTCGGTGTGTTCGACGCGTTCGGCGACGAGAGCGGGCGCGCGGAGCATCTGGCCGGGCCGATCGCGCAGGCGCTGATGGCCAACGCGGAGGTGCTGCTCGCGGAGCCACCACGCATCGAGCGGCTCGACGTGCTGGGCGCCAAGCTTCCGACGTGA
- a CDS encoding beta-lactamase family protein codes for MLDDASIERIRAAVADSLGDGYATGYSVAVWRDGEVIYAEGFGTKDAASNPVTTDTVFQIGSDTKKMTAIALLREVDAGTIELDTTVGDLLPGVTLAASPGALESLTVHQLLSHQTGLFDYTPWSDAPDDAELQARVAGAFAAGEYAMMPAGIAWSYSNPNFSLAGALVEVLGDRPWAEVVIDDIATPLGMAHTYARRDDMLAHETDVASGFGPILDADFDTFDLIEIYGTGVSSIGWTTPENHVDNAFTRPAGLVWSTASDMATLAGFFVNGDDTVLSDALRETMSTGQVGMAVNVAPDEVGYGYGLMAAGGFSGPQGYRATPLLQHGGNTLDMSSAFLVLPEQGVGVSILSNGAGESMDLVAAVALEEAAADRLPEPSTPPQLLDPPAADLTGYAGAFSDLALGDATITWSGTDLEIDVPSFAMLGASVDPVLMPIYRDVFFMTVEGTQFDLSFYPAPDGTPNAYAVNRSFVFGRAAMGAPRPPMAALRPRDGLQRVSPLWAPTPLRLRELW; via the coding sequence GTGCTCGACGATGCGTCGATCGAGCGCATCCGTGCGGCCGTAGCGGACTCGCTCGGCGACGGCTACGCGACCGGCTACAGCGTCGCGGTCTGGCGCGACGGCGAGGTCATCTACGCCGAGGGCTTCGGAACCAAGGACGCCGCGAGCAATCCGGTGACCACCGACACCGTGTTCCAGATCGGCTCCGACACCAAGAAGATGACCGCGATCGCCCTGTTGCGCGAGGTCGATGCGGGCACGATCGAGCTCGACACCACGGTCGGTGATCTGCTCCCGGGCGTCACGCTGGCGGCGTCGCCCGGCGCCCTCGAGTCGCTGACGGTGCACCAGCTGCTCTCGCATCAGACGGGCCTGTTCGACTACACGCCGTGGAGCGACGCGCCCGACGATGCCGAGCTGCAGGCGCGCGTGGCCGGAGCGTTCGCTGCCGGCGAGTACGCGATGATGCCGGCCGGGATCGCGTGGAGCTACAGCAACCCCAACTTCTCGCTCGCCGGCGCCCTCGTCGAGGTGCTCGGCGATCGCCCGTGGGCGGAGGTCGTCATCGATGACATCGCGACGCCGCTGGGCATGGCGCACACCTACGCCCGCCGCGACGACATGCTCGCGCACGAGACCGATGTCGCGAGCGGCTTCGGGCCGATCCTCGACGCCGATTTCGACACCTTCGATCTGATCGAGATCTACGGCACCGGGGTGTCATCGATCGGTTGGACCACGCCCGAGAACCACGTCGACAACGCATTCACGCGCCCAGCCGGCCTGGTGTGGTCGACCGCGAGCGACATGGCGACGCTGGCCGGCTTCTTCGTGAACGGCGATGACACGGTCTTGTCGGATGCCCTGCGCGAGACCATGTCGACCGGCCAGGTCGGCATGGCCGTCAATGTCGCGCCCGACGAGGTCGGCTACGGCTATGGGCTGATGGCGGCGGGCGGCTTCAGCGGTCCGCAGGGCTATCGTGCGACGCCGCTGCTGCAGCACGGCGGCAACACCCTCGACATGAGCTCGGCGTTCCTGGTGTTGCCCGAGCAGGGCGTCGGGGTCTCGATCCTCTCGAACGGCGCGGGCGAGAGCATGGATCTCGTCGCCGCGGTCGCGCTCGAGGAGGCTGCGGCCGATCGTCTGCCCGAGCCGAGCACGCCGCCGCAGCTGCTCGACCCGCCGGCCGCCGATCTCACCGGCTACGCGGGGGCGTTCAGCGATCTCGCGCTCGGTGACGCCACCATCACCTGGTCGGGCACGGATCTCGAGATCGACGTGCCGTCGTTCGCGATGTTGGGCGCGAGCGTCGATCCGGTGTTGATGCCGATCTATCGCGACGTCTTCTTCATGACGGTCGAGGGCACGCAGTTCGATCTCTCGTTCTACCCGGCGCCCGATGGCACGCCGAACGCCTACGCGGTGAACCGCAGCTTCGTGTTCGGGCGCGCGGCCATGGGCGCGCCGCGACCACCGATGGCGGCACTGCGCCCGCGCGACGGCCTGCAACGGGTGTCCCCGCTGTGGGCGCCCACGCCGTTGCGACTGCGCGAGCTGTGGTGA